The Aquidulcibacter paucihalophilus genomic interval CCCGGACAGCGAGAAGCTGTCGGCCTATGAGTGCGGCTTCAACGCCTTCGACGACGCGCGCATGAAGTTCGACGTGCGCTTCTATCTGGTCTCCATCCTCTTCATCATCTTCGACCTTGAGGTCGCCTTCCTGTTCCCGTGGGCGGTGTCGATGTTCGACCTGTCCCGCTCGGGCATGGTGTTCGCCTTCTGGTCGATGATGGTCTTCCTCGGCGTGCTGACCGTCGGGTTCATCTACGAATGGAAGAAGGGCGCGCTCGAATGGGAGTGACGACCAATACCGTCCCGCTGATCGGTGTCGGCAACCAGGGCACCTCGCCCGTGGGGCCGGCGTCCTCACGTCTGGCGACGCCGATGAGCACGACCATGTTCAACACCGGCGCGCGGTCGTCGGTGGAGGGCTATGACCCGGCCATCCACGACAAATTCTTTGAGGCCGTGAACGCCGAGCTGGGTGAGCGCGGTTTCATCACGACCTCGCTGGACGACGTCATCAACTGGGCCCGCACCGGTTCGCTGATGTGGATGACCTTCGGCCTGGCGTGCTGCGCCGTCGAGATGATGCAGGCCTCGATGCCGCGCTTCGACATGGAGCGGTTCGGCATGGCCCCGCGCGCCAGCCCCCGTCAGTCCGACCTGATGATCGTGGCAGGCACCCTGACCAACAAGATGGCTCCGGCCCTGCGCAAGGTCTACGACCAGATGCCGGACCCGCGCTATGTGCTGTCGATGGGCAGCTGCGCCAATGGCGGCGGCTATTATCACTACAGCTACAGCGTCGTTCGCGGCTGCGACCGGGTCGTGCCGGTCGACGTCTATGTGCCCGGCTGTCC includes:
- a CDS encoding NADH-quinone oxidoreductase subunit A, encoding MNAFLLEYLPIVIFLGIAAVLGVGFMLAAWVLAPKNPDSEKLSAYECGFNAFDDARMKFDVRFYLVSILFIIFDLEVAFLFPWAVSMFDLSRSGMVFAFWSMMVFLGVLTVGFIYEWKKGALEWE
- a CDS encoding NADH-quinone oxidoreductase subunit B family protein, with translation MSTTMFNTGARSSVEGYDPAIHDKFFEAVNAELGERGFITTSLDDVINWARTGSLMWMTFGLACCAVEMMQASMPRFDMERFGMAPRASPRQSDLMIVAGTLTNKMAPALRKVYDQMPDPRYVLSMGSCANGGGYYHYSYSVVRGCDRVVPVDVYVPGCPPTAEALLYGLLQLQKKIRRTGTIDR